AGGGCTGCTCTAATGTTCCCATAATGCAGCGTAAGCTCATAGTCCTCGCTTACTTCCACACTGTCAGGCACTATCTGATACTTTTCAAACATCCGTGTCAGTCCAAGAATGCTGTTAAATATCGAATCATCCGGGACATCCAGTTTTGTACCGACAGAAGTTTTGTCGAATGTAAGGCCTGTAATCAAAGGTACTTCATCGAGATCCGGATGAAAAGGCTTCGAGGCTTCTTCCTTCAGCGTATCCGGAACAAGCGCAGACTGACTCTTGGCGGAATTATCTGTACTATCACTGGTTCCGGGCTGTTCCTCTTCTGTTTTTTCTTCACAATCCAGAACCATTCCGCTTTTATCGAAGTAATAATATTGCTCCTGCCATTCCACATATCCTATAGGGTATTTTTCACTTACATGAAGTCTGATCGTATTATGATTGAGGTACTCAACATCCACATATTCCATAAATGCAGTGTTGTCAAATAAAATATGTTCCCGAAATGTTGACATCAGCAGGGTATTCCAAGAGATTGGTCCCCGCATCACCATGTTTTTAACCTCGGATTCCGTATAGTGTTTATTTCCAACTACTTGTACATTCTGTGTATAAAATCCTGCACCAAACAGCAGGATACCCAAAAGGATGATCCCGCTGATGGATAGAATTATAAGACGCTTTTGTCTCTTTGGCAACCTTTTCTTCTTTCTTTGTTTCATAGCTCCTCCGTACTCTGCCTGCTGATATTCCCGCCAAGACTGCGGATATCACCGCATATATCCTGATATCCTCTTTCAATATGGCAGATACCTCCGATCCTGGTGATTCCTCTGGCTCCCAATCCGGCCAGAACCAGGGCTGCACCGCCTCTGAGCTCCTCTGCTTTAACCGTGGCTCCGTGTAAATTCTGCCCATTGATTACAGCAACACGTCCCTCTACTCTGACATCGGCACCCATATGCTTAATCTGAAGGGCAGCTTTAAAGCGATCCTCAAATATAGTCTCTTCAATCCTGCTTTCGCCCGGGATGGTCGCACATAGTGTTAAGAGCAAAGACTGCAGATCCGTGGGAAATCCCGGATATTCTTCAGTCTTCAGATAAGGGACGGGACGGTTCAGGTGGCGGCTGTCTGCTATAAGTTTACCACCTTTTACTTCATATTGTCCACCCATTTCCTTATATACACGGAGAAGCGCCTGCATTTCCCCGATCGGCGCATGGGTCAGACGTATATTTCCCCTGGTAACTGCGCAAGCCAGCAGATACGTTCCCGCCACAATCCGATCCGCGGGAACCTCAAAGCAGGTTTCGTGGAGGTCTTTAACCCCTTCTATGTGGATTGTAGCACTTCCCTCTCCCACAATGTTTGCCCCCATGGATCTCAGGAATTGACATAGATGTATGATTTCAGGCTCTCTTGCACAGTTCTCCAAAACCGTTTCACCATCCGCTGCCGCCGCGGCCAGAATCCCATTTTCTGTCGCACCAACACTGCGTTTCGGAAACTTATAATATCCCCCTTTAATTCTGTCAGCCCGGGCATAAATCACTCCATCTTCCACTTCCAGAGCTACACCCAGAGCCTCCAGCACCGAAAGATGCAGATTGATAGGGCGTTCCCCGATTGTACAGCCTCCGGGCCGTCCAACTCTGATTCTGCCCATCCTGCCCAGTAATGCCCCCATTAAAATAATGGAGGAGCGCATCTTATCCGCATACGCTCCCGGTATTACTCCTGTATCTATTTCTTTGCAGTCCACATATAAATCACCGGCTATTCTCCAGACTCTGGCACCAATACTTTGCAGAATCTGTTCCATACACTGCACGTCTGCTATATCCGGACAGCCCTTCAAACAAACACAGCCTTTTTGCAGAACTGAAGCTGCCATCATGGGCAGTACCGCATTCTTTGACCCTTGAATTTGCACTTCTCCGTTCAGAGGAACTCCCCCTTCAATTTGGTATAGGTCCAATGCTTCTGCTCCCGTCAATCTTCTCCCATTATACTATGCAGCATACCTTCTTTTTGACACAGTATTCTTTTCAGCATAGTTTTCCCGGAATTTTCATAAACTAATGAAAAAGACATAAGGCCATGTACGATGAAAAAATCCTCTCGAATTGACTATACCCTGCTTGTCCTGGTTCTTTTACTGGTCGTATGCGGCCTTGTGCTTCTTCTAAGCACCAGTGCTTACAACGGCCGTGTTAAATTTCATGACAGTGCCTATTATTTTAAAAAGCAGCTTTTTGCAACAGCTCTTGGATTTCTGGGTATGTACATAGTTGCTCAAATGGACTATCACCGGCTGCTTAAGTTTGCACCTGCATTATTTTTCCTTGCACATCTGCTTTCACTTGCCGTACTATTCTTCGGAGATGAGTATAACGGTTCCAG
The window above is part of the Novisyntrophococcus fermenticellae genome. Proteins encoded here:
- a CDS encoding cell division protein FtsQ/DivIB yields the protein MKQRKKKRLPKRQKRLIILSISGIILLGILLFGAGFYTQNVQVVGNKHYTESEVKNMVMRGPISWNTLLMSTFREHILFDNTAFMEYVDVEYLNHNTIRLHVSEKYPIGYVEWQEQYYYFDKSGMVLDCEEKTEEEQPGTSDSTDNSAKSQSALVPDTLKEEASKPFHPDLDEVPLITGLTFDKTSVGTKLDVPDDSIFNSILGLTRMFEKYQIVPDSVEVSEDYELTLHYGNIRAALGKDENLEDKMTRVAGILPKLTGESGILHLEEFTYGTQNIIFDKDQM
- the murA gene encoding UDP-N-acetylglucosamine 1-carboxyvinyltransferase, producing MTGAEALDLYQIEGGVPLNGEVQIQGSKNAVLPMMAASVLQKGCVCLKGCPDIADVQCMEQILQSIGARVWRIAGDLYVDCKEIDTGVIPGAYADKMRSSIILMGALLGRMGRIRVGRPGGCTIGERPINLHLSVLEALGVALEVEDGVIYARADRIKGGYYKFPKRSVGATENGILAAAAADGETVLENCAREPEIIHLCQFLRSMGANIVGEGSATIHIEGVKDLHETCFEVPADRIVAGTYLLACAVTRGNIRLTHAPIGEMQALLRVYKEMGGQYEVKGGKLIADSRHLNRPVPYLKTEEYPGFPTDLQSLLLTLCATIPGESRIEETIFEDRFKAALQIKHMGADVRVEGRVAVINGQNLHGATVKAEELRGGAALVLAGLGARGITRIGGICHIERGYQDICGDIRSLGGNISRQSTEEL